In Niveispirillum cyanobacteriorum, the following proteins share a genomic window:
- the fabG gene encoding 3-oxoacyl-[acyl-carrier-protein] reductase, translated as MFDLSGKTALVTGASGGIGAAIARTLHAKGAKVALHGTKVEALDALAAELGDNAVVVPANLSDPAQVEELFKKAEAALGGTVDILVNNAGLTRDGLILRMKDEDWDSVINVNLSAGFRLSRAAVKGMMKRRWGRIIGITSVVGVTGNPGQVNYAASKAGMIGMSKALAQEVATRGITVNTVAPGMIATAMTDVLNDAQKDAMNSRIPAGRLGTPDDIAGAVLYLASNEAAYVTGQTLHVNGGMAMI; from the coding sequence ATGTTCGATCTGAGCGGCAAGACGGCCCTGGTCACGGGTGCATCGGGGGGCATTGGTGCCGCCATCGCCCGCACCCTGCATGCCAAGGGCGCCAAGGTCGCCCTGCACGGCACCAAGGTGGAGGCGCTGGACGCGCTTGCCGCTGAACTGGGGGATAATGCCGTCGTGGTGCCCGCCAACCTGTCCGATCCGGCACAGGTGGAGGAACTGTTCAAGAAGGCCGAGGCTGCCCTGGGCGGTACCGTCGATATCCTGGTCAACAATGCCGGCCTGACGCGCGACGGTCTGATCCTGCGCATGAAGGATGAGGACTGGGACAGCGTCATCAATGTGAACCTCTCCGCCGGCTTCCGCCTGTCGCGCGCCGCCGTCAAAGGCATGATGAAGCGCCGCTGGGGCCGCATCATCGGCATCACCTCGGTCGTGGGTGTTACCGGCAATCCCGGTCAGGTGAATTATGCCGCTTCCAAGGCCGGCATGATCGGCATGTCCAAGGCGCTGGCCCAGGAAGTGGCGACGCGCGGCATCACCGTGAACACGGTGGCGCCCGGCATGATTGCTACGGCCATGACCGATGTTCTGAACGACGCCCAGAAGGACGCGATGAACAGCCGTATTCCCGCTGGCCGTCTGGGCACTCCGGATGATATCGCCGGCGCGGTGCTGTATCTGGCCTCCAACGAGGCCGCGTATGTCACGGGTCAGACGCTGCATGTGAATGGCGGCATGGCGATGATTTGA
- the fabF gene encoding beta-ketoacyl-ACP synthase II: MRRVVITGMGLVTPLGVGVQTNWDRLIKGQSGIRTIQGFDVSDLPCRIAGQVPRGDGSDGTLNLDLFIPPKEQKKMDDFIMFAIAAAEEAIKDSGWKPSNDEEFERTGVSVGSGIGGLPGIYETSLVLAEKGPRRVSPFFIPSCLINLASGHISINHGYKGPNHAVVTACSTGAHSIGDAARMIALDDADVMVAGGAEGACSRLGIAGFAAARALSTGFNDTPERGSRPYDKDRDGFVMGEGAGVVVLEELEHAKARGAKIYAEVVGYGLSGDAYHITSPSEDGNGGFRSMRMAMKRAGLNPGDIDYINAHGTSTPLGDMIELGAVKRLFGNDLAGASMSSTKSAIGHLLGAAGAVEAIYSVLSIRDQIVPPTLNLENPDEGTAGADLVPKVAKERKVRAALSNSFGFGGTNASLVFKAVS, translated from the coding sequence ATGCGCCGCGTCGTCATCACCGGTATGGGTCTCGTGACTCCGCTCGGGGTCGGGGTGCAAACCAACTGGGATCGGCTGATCAAAGGTCAGTCGGGCATTCGCACCATCCAGGGCTTCGATGTCTCCGATCTTCCCTGTCGCATCGCGGGCCAGGTGCCGCGCGGTGACGGCAGCGACGGCACGCTGAACCTCGATCTCTTCATTCCGCCCAAGGAACAGAAGAAGATGGATGACTTCATCATGTTCGCCATCGCGGCGGCAGAGGAAGCCATCAAGGACAGCGGCTGGAAGCCGTCCAATGACGAGGAATTTGAACGCACGGGCGTGTCCGTGGGCTCCGGCATCGGCGGCCTGCCCGGCATTTACGAAACGTCGCTGGTGCTGGCCGAAAAGGGTCCCCGCCGCGTTTCGCCCTTCTTCATCCCGTCGTGCCTGATCAATCTGGCGTCGGGCCATATCTCCATCAACCATGGCTACAAAGGCCCGAACCACGCTGTGGTCACGGCTTGTTCCACGGGTGCCCATTCCATCGGCGATGCCGCGCGCATGATCGCGCTGGACGATGCCGACGTGATGGTGGCCGGCGGTGCCGAAGGGGCTTGTTCGCGTCTGGGTATTGCCGGCTTTGCCGCCGCCCGCGCGCTGTCCACCGGCTTCAACGACACGCCCGAACGCGGCTCCCGCCCCTATGACAAGGACCGTGACGGTTTCGTCATGGGCGAAGGGGCCGGCGTTGTGGTTCTGGAAGAACTGGAACACGCCAAGGCGCGTGGGGCCAAGATTTACGCCGAAGTGGTTGGCTATGGCCTGTCGGGCGATGCCTATCACATCACCTCGCCGTCCGAAGATGGCAATGGCGGATTCCGCTCCATGCGCATGGCTATGAAGCGGGCTGGCCTGAACCCCGGCGACATCGACTATATCAACGCGCACGGCACTTCCACGCCGCTGGGCGACATGATCGAACTGGGGGCTGTGAAGCGCCTGTTCGGCAATGATCTGGCCGGTGCCTCTATGTCCTCGACCAAGTCGGCCATCGGTCACCTGCTGGGTGCCGCCGGTGCGGTCGAAGCCATCTATTCCGTCCTGTCGATCCGCGATCAGATCGTTCCCCCGACCCTGAACCTGGAGAACCCGGACGAAGGTACGGCGGGTGCCGATCTGGTGCCGAAGGTGGCGAAGGAACGCAAGGTCCGCGCTGCCCTGTCCAACAGCTTCGGCTTTGGCGGCACCAACGCCTCGCTGGTGTTCAAGGCTGTGTCCTGA
- a CDS encoding replicative DNA helicase: MDTKLIDPSGFAGAAPVSYRTPPHNEEAEQTVLGAILVNNKAFEKVGEFLRPEHFFDPANQKIYQAVLKMIDRGQVANPITLKAYFEQDRDLSEIGGPEYLARLAAAIVTVHNLEDYGRVIHDAFLRRQLIEVGEDMVNQAYKHDIDIAANDQIEDAEKKLFELAATGDIKGDFIPFDRALTAAIASAEAAFRRSSHVTGVTSGLRDLDAKLGGLHPSDLLILAGRPSMGKTALATNIAFNAAKAYMLSGGKEGAPVGFFSLEMSAEQLALRILADQAEVSGDKIRRGEITATDFPKFVEASQYLARVPFFVDDTPALTITAVRTRARRLKRTHGLGLIVVDYLQLLRGGGSNRGEQNRVQEISEITRGLKAIAKELDLPVIALSQLSRSVESREDKRPQLSDLRESGSIEQDADVVMFVFREQYYLERAEPGRRPDESEDKYNDRYAQWQDRLAQVHNTADVIIGKQRHGPVGTVRLYFDGNYTRFGDLDTQHGGGSYDE, translated from the coding sequence ATGGATACCAAGCTGATCGACCCGTCCGGCTTTGCCGGTGCCGCCCCCGTTTCATACCGCACGCCGCCGCACAATGAGGAGGCGGAGCAAACGGTGTTGGGCGCCATCCTTGTGAACAACAAGGCCTTTGAAAAGGTTGGCGAATTCCTGCGGCCCGAACATTTCTTCGACCCGGCCAACCAGAAGATCTATCAGGCCGTCCTGAAGATGATCGACCGGGGCCAGGTGGCGAACCCGATCACTCTGAAAGCCTATTTCGAGCAGGACCGCGACCTGTCGGAAATTGGCGGGCCGGAATATCTGGCGCGCCTGGCTGCCGCCATCGTCACCGTCCATAATCTGGAGGATTACGGGCGGGTTATCCACGACGCCTTCCTGCGCCGGCAGTTGATCGAAGTCGGCGAGGATATGGTCAATCAGGCCTACAAGCACGATATCGACATCGCGGCCAATGACCAGATCGAGGATGCCGAAAAGAAGCTGTTCGAACTGGCGGCAACCGGCGACATCAAGGGCGATTTCATCCCCTTTGACCGGGCGCTGACCGCCGCCATCGCCAGTGCCGAGGCCGCTTTCCGCCGATCCAGCCATGTCACGGGCGTCACCTCGGGCCTGCGCGATCTGGACGCCAAGCTGGGCGGGTTGCATCCCAGCGATCTGTTGATCCTAGCCGGACGCCCCTCCATGGGTAAGACGGCACTGGCCACCAACATCGCCTTCAATGCCGCTAAGGCCTATATGCTGTCGGGCGGCAAGGAAGGGGCGCCGGTCGGTTTCTTCTCCCTAGAAATGTCCGCCGAACAGTTGGCCCTACGTATCCTTGCCGATCAGGCGGAGGTGTCGGGCGACAAGATCCGCCGCGGTGAAATTACGGCCACCGATTTCCCGAAATTCGTGGAGGCCAGCCAGTATCTGGCCCGCGTGCCTTTCTTCGTGGATGACACACCGGCGCTGACCATCACCGCTGTCCGCACCCGCGCCCGCCGGTTGAAGCGCACACACGGGCTGGGCCTGATTGTCGTCGACTATTTGCAGCTTCTGCGCGGCGGCGGGTCGAACCGGGGCGAGCAAAACCGCGTGCAGGAAATTTCTGAGATCACGCGCGGTCTGAAGGCCATCGCCAAGGAACTGGACCTGCCCGTGATCGCCCTTTCACAGCTTTCACGTTCGGTGGAAAGCCGCGAGGATAAGCGGCCGCAGCTTTCGGACCTGCGCGAATCCGGCTCCATCGAGCAGGACGCCGACGTCGTGATGTTCGTGTTCCGTGAACAGTACTATCTTGAGCGTGCGGAGCCTGGCCGCCGCCCCGACGAGTCGGAAGACAAATACAACGACCGCTATGCGCAGTGGCAGGACCGGCTGGCCCAGGTCCATAACACCGCCGATGTGATCATCGGCAAGCAGCGTCACGGCCCCGTCGGCACCGTGCGCCTGTATTTCGACGGCAATTACACCCGCTTCGGCGATCTCGACACGCAGCATGGCGGCGGATCGTATGACGAGTGA
- a CDS encoding SAM-dependent methyltransferase, which produces MLLFRFLRSIIRQGSLTVIDARGQPHRFGAETDGVRAVTIRLTDPALEWKLGLHPGLYAGEAYMDGTLQMVDGSLYNFIDLVTRNAGFSHLGPAGAFAQRIGVGVQRVIQQRNPLDRSRRNVAHHYDLSLQFYDLFLDADRQYSCAYFPRPGMSLDQAQEAKKRHIAAKLLLKPGLRVLDIGCGWGGMALTLAKLADIQVTGITLSKEQLTVARARAEVAGLSDRVRFELCDYREVPGRFDRIVSVGMFEHVGVPQYSTYFTRVRDLLTDDGVALLHAIGRSEGPGTTNPWIRKYIFPGGYSPALSEVTPAIERTGLWLTDMEIWRLHYAETLRHWRERFLARRDEAKALYDERFCRMWEFYLVGAECAFRYQGHMVFQMQLARDIGAVPLARDYMLVDEKRIAHNQIRAA; this is translated from the coding sequence ATGCTGTTGTTCCGTTTTCTTCGCTCCATCATCCGCCAAGGCAGCCTGACCGTCATCGACGCGCGCGGCCAGCCCCATCGTTTCGGTGCGGAAACAGACGGTGTCAGGGCCGTCACGATACGCCTGACCGATCCGGCCCTGGAATGGAAGCTGGGTCTGCATCCCGGCCTTTATGCCGGCGAGGCCTATATGGACGGCACGCTGCAGATGGTGGATGGCAGTCTCTACAACTTTATCGATCTGGTGACCCGCAATGCGGGGTTCAGCCATCTGGGCCCCGCCGGGGCGTTTGCGCAACGGATCGGGGTGGGGGTGCAGCGCGTCATCCAGCAGCGCAACCCGTTGGACCGGTCCCGGCGGAACGTGGCCCATCATTACGATCTATCTCTGCAATTCTACGACCTGTTCCTGGATGCCGACCGCCAATATTCCTGCGCCTACTTCCCCCGACCAGGCATGAGCCTGGATCAGGCGCAGGAGGCAAAGAAACGGCATATCGCGGCTAAACTACTGCTGAAGCCCGGCCTTCGTGTTCTGGATATCGGCTGCGGCTGGGGCGGTATGGCCCTGACACTGGCAAAGCTGGCAGATATACAGGTCACGGGCATAACCCTGTCCAAGGAACAACTGACAGTGGCGCGGGCACGGGCGGAAGTGGCGGGCCTGTCGGACCGGGTGCGATTTGAGCTGTGCGATTACCGCGAAGTGCCGGGGCGGTTCGACCGGATCGTCAGCGTCGGCATGTTCGAACATGTGGGCGTGCCGCAATATTCGACCTACTTCACACGGGTGCGCGACTTGTTAACCGATGATGGGGTGGCCCTGCTGCATGCCATCGGGCGGTCAGAGGGGCCGGGCACCACCAATCCCTGGATTCGCAAATATATCTTCCCCGGCGGCTACTCCCCTGCCCTGTCGGAGGTGACGCCCGCAATTGAGAGGACGGGCCTGTGGTTGACCGATATGGAAATCTGGCGCCTGCACTATGCTGAAACCCTGCGGCACTGGCGTGAACGGTTCCTGGCGCGGCGGGATGAGGCAAAGGCGCTGTATGATGAGCGTTTCTGCCGCATGTGGGAATTCTATCTGGTGGGGGCGGAATGTGCCTTCCGTTACCAGGGTCATATGGTGTTCCAGATGCAGTTGGCCCGCGATATAGGTGCCGTGCCGTTGGCCCGCGATTACATGCTGGTCGATGAAAAGCGGATTGCCCATAACCAGATACGGGCGGCCTGA
- a CDS encoding acyl carrier protein, with product MSDVAERVKKIVVEHLGVDEAKVTDEASFIDDLGADSLDTVELVMAFEEEFGIEIPDDAAEKILTVKDAISFISAAKD from the coding sequence ATGAGCGATGTTGCTGAACGCGTGAAGAAGATCGTTGTCGAGCACCTGGGCGTCGACGAGGCCAAGGTCACCGACGAAGCCAGCTTCATCGACGATCTGGGCGCCGACAGCCTGGACACCGTCGAGCTGGTCATGGCCTTCGAGGAAGAGTTCGGCATCGAGATCCCGGACGACGCCGCTGAGAAGATCCTGACCGTTAAGGACGCCATTTCCTTCATCAGCGCCGCCAAGGACTGA
- the fabD gene encoding ACP S-malonyltransferase — MSRAFVFPGQGSQAVGMGRELAERFAIARDTFAEVDEALGQKLSTLMFEGPGDDLTLTENAQPALMAVSVAVARVLQAEKGLDLSKAAFVAGHSLGEYSALCAAGAITLGDTARLLKLRGRSMQKAVPVGVGAMAAILGADLDAAREIAAEAAQGQVCTAANDNAPGQVVVSGHKEAVERAIKIAAERGFKRAMLLPVSAPFHCPLMQPAADAMAEALAGTAIVSPAAPLVANVTASAITDPETIRRLLVEQVTGAVRWRESVLFMKEQGVTELVELGAGKVLAGLVKRIDKELVASSVGLPADIDAFSLA, encoded by the coding sequence ATGAGCCGCGCATTCGTCTTTCCCGGTCAGGGCAGCCAGGCCGTCGGCATGGGCCGTGAACTGGCCGAACGGTTCGCCATCGCCCGCGATACCTTTGCCGAAGTGGATGAGGCCCTGGGCCAGAAGCTGTCGACCCTGATGTTCGAGGGGCCCGGCGACGACCTGACCCTGACGGAGAATGCCCAGCCGGCCCTGATGGCGGTGTCTGTCGCCGTTGCCCGCGTGTTGCAGGCCGAGAAGGGCCTGGACCTGTCCAAGGCCGCCTTTGTGGCGGGGCACAGCCTCGGTGAATACTCGGCCCTCTGTGCCGCCGGAGCCATCACCCTGGGCGACACCGCCCGCCTGCTGAAGCTGCGCGGTCGTTCGATGCAGAAGGCCGTTCCGGTGGGTGTCGGCGCCATGGCCGCCATTCTGGGTGCCGATCTGGACGCGGCGCGTGAGATCGCGGCAGAGGCCGCTCAGGGTCAGGTCTGCACCGCTGCAAACGACAATGCGCCCGGTCAGGTGGTAGTGTCAGGCCACAAGGAAGCGGTGGAGCGCGCCATTAAGATCGCGGCGGAGCGCGGGTTCAAGCGCGCCATGCTGCTGCCCGTGTCTGCCCCCTTCCATTGCCCGCTGATGCAGCCCGCCGCCGACGCCATGGCAGAGGCGCTGGCCGGTACCGCCATCGTGTCGCCAGCAGCTCCGCTGGTCGCCAATGTCACGGCGTCGGCCATCACCGACCCGGAAACCATCCGTCGCCTGCTGGTGGAACAAGTCACGGGTGCCGTCCGCTGGCGCGAAAGCGTGCTGTTCATGAAGGAACAGGGCGTGACTGAACTGGTGGAACTGGGCGCCGGTAAGGTTCTGGCCGGTTTGGTGAAGCGCATCGACAAGGAGCTGGTCGCCAGTTCCGTTGGTCTGCCCGCCGATATCGACGCATTCTCCCTGGCCTGA
- a CDS encoding glutathione S-transferase family protein — MIKLHAFGPAFGLPEPSPYVTKTEVQLRMGGLAFEKVKGDLEKTPKHKLPIIEDEGVIVADSTFIRAHIERTRGIDLDEGLTVRQRAEAWAIERMLEDHFCWALVHERWMDEGNFQKGPAQFFQAAPEHLRAAIIKDVRERVAANMYAHGIGRHSDAERLELASRSLAALAALLGDKPFLMGDRPTGVDAFAFAVLAGALAPLFDTPLRSAVEAHGAFTPYVQRMAGRFYPDHAWWWDQVRQAA; from the coding sequence ATGATCAAGCTGCACGCTTTCGGCCCCGCCTTTGGCCTTCCCGAGCCCAGCCCCTATGTCACCAAGACGGAAGTGCAGCTGCGCATGGGTGGGCTGGCCTTTGAAAAGGTGAAGGGCGATCTGGAGAAGACACCCAAGCACAAGCTGCCGATCATTGAGGATGAGGGCGTAATCGTCGCCGACAGCACCTTCATCCGCGCCCATATCGAGCGCACGCGCGGCATCGACCTGGATGAGGGCCTAACGGTGCGGCAGCGGGCGGAGGCCTGGGCCATCGAGCGCATGCTGGAGGATCATTTCTGCTGGGCGCTGGTCCATGAGCGCTGGATGGATGAGGGCAATTTCCAGAAGGGCCCCGCCCAGTTCTTTCAGGCTGCACCCGAGCATCTGCGCGCGGCCATCATCAAGGATGTGCGGGAGCGGGTCGCCGCCAACATGTATGCCCACGGCATCGGGCGGCACAGCGATGCCGAGCGGCTGGAATTGGCCAGCCGGTCACTGGCAGCCCTGGCAGCCCTGCTGGGGGACAAACCATTCCTGATGGGCGACCGGCCGACCGGCGTGGACGCCTTTGCCTTCGCGGTCCTGGCCGGTGCCCTGGCACCGCTGTTCGACACGCCGCTGCGCAGTGCTGTGGAGGCGCACGGCGCCTTTACCCCCTATGTGCAGCGTATGGCGGGACGGTTCTATCCTGATCATGCCTGGTGGTGGGATCAGGTCCGTCAGGCGGCGTGA
- a CDS encoding glycosyltransferase family 92 protein gives MPLNPPVSAIGPFYLCAIVRDEEEGLAEWIAYHHLIGIDHFVIYDNGSADGTTTLLDRFAAAGIVTRIDWPDRPPPQWLTYGGMLRLLDAVPDPRTASWGSLGALGPQISAYNDALSRFGDRAAWMLFIDADEFLLLPEDGHLTRFLDRFPRPDIGAIGLHWRYFGSAGQLEPDGRLVVERFTRCAEAAFPGHAHIKTLARPVALDRMAVHAGLLRPGYSYVNDCGTAFTPRHLAFNDPISHRYSQLNHYSVKSRAEFERKRAKGNATLGSRHPEGAIEAEYFKRQDLNDVEDRRLAMWTATVRDHAARLLSGPR, from the coding sequence GTGCCGTTGAATCCGCCTGTATCAGCCATCGGCCCCTTCTATCTCTGCGCCATCGTCCGCGACGAAGAAGAAGGTCTGGCGGAATGGATCGCCTATCACCACCTGATCGGCATCGACCATTTCGTCATCTATGACAATGGCAGCGCGGACGGTACGACAACCCTGTTGGACCGGTTTGCCGCTGCCGGTATCGTTACACGGATCGACTGGCCCGACCGTCCGCCGCCTCAGTGGCTAACCTATGGCGGCATGCTGCGGCTGCTGGATGCGGTTCCTGATCCGCGGACGGCGTCATGGGGCAGCCTTGGCGCGCTCGGCCCCCAAATCAGCGCCTATAATGACGCCTTATCCCGGTTTGGTGACCGGGCGGCCTGGATGCTGTTCATCGATGCCGATGAATTCCTGCTGCTGCCCGAAGATGGTCACCTCACCCGGTTTCTGGATCGCTTCCCCAGGCCGGATATCGGGGCCATCGGTCTCCACTGGCGCTATTTCGGGTCAGCGGGGCAGCTTGAACCGGATGGACGGCTGGTGGTTGAACGGTTTACCCGCTGCGCAGAAGCAGCGTTTCCCGGTCATGCCCATATCAAGACCTTGGCACGCCCGGTCGCCCTGGACAGGATGGCCGTTCACGCTGGACTGTTACGGCCTGGGTACAGCTACGTGAATGATTGCGGGACAGCATTCACTCCCCGGCACTTGGCCTTCAACGACCCGATCTCCCATCGGTACAGTCAGCTAAACCACTATTCAGTAAAGTCCCGGGCCGAGTTTGAGCGTAAGCGCGCCAAGGGCAACGCAACGCTGGGCAGTCGCCACCCCGAGGGGGCGATTGAAGCCGAATATTTCAAGCGCCAGGACCTGAACGACGTTGAGGATCGGCGATTAGCTATGTGGACGGCGACCGTGCGCGATCATGCGGCCCGGCTGCTCTCCGGCCCGCGCTGA
- the mltG gene encoding endolytic transglycosylase MltG: MTETPENQTKPRRRWLLPTAASLFVLAAVGAGGAWLGWQRYVGPGPLTADTPVVIPRGTGVQGIAQRLVDAGVVGHPLELVIASRLRGDGARLRAGEYLFPAGISVKDALDLIISGKVIVHRVTVPEGLTSWQIVERLRGEQTLSGDVTDIPADGTLLPETYQYLRDDARADILSRMSDDMEKALDRLWADRDPNLPLKSKQEAVILASIVEKETGVASERPRVAGVFVNRLRIGMRLQSDPTIIYALSDRRGQIDRDLTRADWKLESPYNTYVIPGLPPGPIANPGLLSLQAVLKPEAHKYLYFVADGTGGHAFAETLEEHNRNVVKWRRVRDGD, encoded by the coding sequence GTGACCGAGACGCCAGAAAACCAGACAAAACCGCGCCGCCGTTGGCTCTTGCCGACGGCGGCGTCGCTTTTTGTCCTAGCGGCGGTGGGTGCCGGTGGTGCCTGGCTGGGCTGGCAGCGCTATGTCGGGCCGGGCCCGCTGACCGCCGATACTCCCGTGGTCATTCCGCGCGGAACGGGCGTGCAGGGCATTGCGCAGCGTCTCGTCGATGCCGGCGTGGTGGGTCACCCTCTGGAACTCGTCATCGCCTCACGCCTGCGTGGCGATGGGGCCAGGCTGCGGGCAGGGGAGTATCTGTTCCCGGCGGGGATCAGCGTGAAAGACGCGCTGGACCTGATCATCTCCGGCAAGGTCATCGTCCACCGCGTGACGGTGCCGGAGGGGCTGACTAGTTGGCAGATCGTGGAACGCCTGCGTGGTGAGCAGACGCTGTCGGGCGACGTCACCGACATTCCCGCTGATGGCACCCTTCTGCCCGAAACCTATCAATATCTGCGCGATGATGCCCGCGCCGACATCCTGTCGCGCATGTCGGACGACATGGAAAAGGCGCTGGATCGACTCTGGGCCGACCGTGACCCCAACCTGCCCCTGAAATCGAAGCAGGAGGCCGTGATCCTGGCCTCCATCGTGGAGAAGGAGACGGGGGTGGCGTCGGAACGGCCGCGCGTCGCGGGCGTGTTCGTGAACCGCCTGCGCATTGGCATGCGACTGCAATCCGACCCGACCATCATCTATGCCCTGTCGGACCGACGCGGACAGATCGATCGTGACCTGACCCGCGCCGATTGGAAGCTGGAAAGCCCCTACAACACCTATGTGATCCCGGGCCTGCCCCCCGGCCCCATCGCCAATCCCGGCCTTCTGTCGCTTCAGGCCGTGCTGAAGCCCGAAGCCCACAAGTATCTCTACTTCGTGGCCGACGGTACGGGCGGGCACGCCTTTGCCGAGACGTTGGAGGAGCATAACCGCAACGTCGTGAAATGGCGGCGTGTACGGGACGGAGATTGA
- the rpsR gene encoding 30S ribosomal protein S18, giving the protein MTTERPQGAPTGGAPRSGGGRRPFFRRRKTCPFSGPNAPAIDYKDIKLLSRFISERGKIVPSRITAVSAKKQRELARAIKRARFLALLPYVVK; this is encoded by the coding sequence ATGACCACCGAACGTCCCCAGGGCGCTCCCACGGGTGGCGCTCCCCGCTCCGGCGGTGGCCGTCGTCCGTTCTTCCGTCGCCGGAAGACCTGCCCGTTCTCCGGCCCGAACGCGCCGGCGATCGATTACAAGGACATCAAGCTGCTGTCCCGGTTCATCTCCGAACGCGGCAAGATCGTCCCGTCCCGTATCACCGCCGTTTCGGCGAAGAAGCAGCGTGAGCTGGCCCGTGCTATCAAGCGCGCCCGCTTCCTGGCTCTTCTGCCGTACGTCGTGAAGTAA
- the rplI gene encoding 50S ribosomal protein L9, with the protein MDVILLERVEKLGQLGQVVKVKPGYARNFLLPKKKALRATKENLAYFEGQKAQIEARNLELKKEAEVVAKKVDGVSVIVVRQAAESGVLYGSVTSRDIAEAVTATGTTIARAQVAIADPIKTLGLFKVKVVLHPEVAVSVTVNVARSVDEAAVQAARGGMVVGNDQDEDEDETVEETEATEETEA; encoded by the coding sequence ATGGACGTCATTCTGCTGGAACGCGTCGAAAAGCTGGGCCAACTCGGTCAGGTGGTCAAGGTGAAGCCGGGCTATGCCCGTAACTTCCTGCTGCCGAAGAAGAAGGCCCTCCGTGCAACCAAGGAAAACCTCGCCTATTTCGAAGGCCAGAAGGCGCAGATCGAAGCGCGCAATCTGGAACTGAAGAAGGAAGCCGAGGTTGTGGCCAAGAAGGTCGATGGCGTTTCCGTCATCGTCGTTCGTCAGGCCGCCGAGTCCGGCGTGCTGTACGGTTCGGTCACCTCGCGCGATATCGCCGAGGCTGTGACCGCCACCGGCACCACGATCGCTCGCGCTCAGGTCGCCATTGCCGATCCGATCAAGACCCTGGGCCTGTTCAAGGTCAAGGTTGTCCTGCATCCGGAAGTGGCCGTGAGCGTCACCGTGAACGTGGCCCGTTCGGTCGACGAAGCCGCTGTCCAGGCCGCCCGTGGCGGTATGGTCGTCGGTAACGATCAGGACGAGGACGAAGACGAGACGGTCGAAGAGACCGAAGCAACCGAGGAGACCGAGGCCTGA
- the rpsF gene encoding 30S ribosomal protein S6: MALYETILIFRQDISSTQVETLTETFSNILKEQGGSVVKTEQWGLKTLTYRIKKNRKGHYVYLGLDASAAAVAEMERNLSINEDVLRVMTVKVEKIEEGQTAMLANKGERAERGPRGGFGDRGPRREFGDRGPREGGFSRGPRRDAAVEGEGDRA, encoded by the coding sequence ATGGCACTGTATGAAACCATCCTGATTTTCCGTCAGGACATCTCCTCGACTCAGGTTGAAACCCTGACCGAGACCTTCAGCAACATCCTGAAGGAACAGGGCGGCTCCGTCGTCAAGACCGAGCAGTGGGGTCTGAAGACCCTGACCTACCGGATCAAGAAGAACCGCAAGGGTCATTACGTGTATCTCGGCCTGGACGCCTCTGCGGCGGCCGTTGCCGAAATGGAACGTAACCTGTCGATCAACGAAGACGTGCTGCGCGTCATGACCGTCAAGGTCGAGAAGATCGAAGAAGGCCAGACCGCCATGCTCGCCAACAAGGGTGAGCGCGCGGAGCGTGGCCCCCGCGGTGGCTTCGGCGACCGTGGCCCGCGTCGTGAATTCGGCGACCGTGGTCCGCGCGAGGGCGGCTTCAGCCGTGGCCCGCGTCGTGACGCCGCCGTTGAAGGTGAAGGAGATCGCGCATGA